The following coding sequences are from one Gopherus flavomarginatus isolate rGopFla2 chromosome 21, rGopFla2.mat.asm, whole genome shotgun sequence window:
- the KLHL17 gene encoding kelch-like protein 17 isoform X1 codes for MEGGMQLLNRDGHSISHNSKRHYHDAFVCMNRMRQRGLLCDIVLHVGTKEIKAHKVVLASCSPYFHAMFTNEMSESRQTHVTLHDIDPQALDQLVQYAYTAEIVVGEGNVQTLLPAASLLQLNGVRDACCKFLLSQLDPSNCLGIRGFADTHSCSDLLKSAHKYVLQHFVEVSKTEEFMLLPLKQVLDLISSDSLNVPSEEEVYRAVLSWVKHDVDSRRQHVPRLMKCVRLPLLSRDFLMSHVDTELLVRHHSECKDLLIEALKYHLMPEQRGVLGNSRTRPRRCEGASTVLFAVGGGSLFAIHGDCEAYDTRTDRWHMVASMSTRRARVGVAAIGNKLYAVGGYDGTSDLATVESYDPVTNSWQPEVSMGTRRSCLGVAALHGLLYAAGGYDGASCLNSAERYDPLTGTWTSIAAMSTRRRYVRVATLDGNLYAVGGYDSSSHLATVEKYEPQINTWTPIANMLSRRSSAGVAVLEGMLYVAGGNDGTSCLNSVERYNPKTNTWESVAPMNIRRSTHDLVAMDGWLYAVGGNDGSSSLNSIEKYNPRTNKWVAASCMFTRRSSVGVAVLELLNFPPPSSPTLSVSSTSL; via the exons ATGGAGGGCGGCATGCAGCTCCTCAACCGGGATGGCCACAGCATCTCCCATAATTCCAAGCGGCACTACCACGACGCCTTTGTGTGCATGAATCGCATGCGGCAGCGGGGCCTGCTGTGCGACATCGTGCTGCATGTGGGCACCAAGGAGATCAAGGCCCACAAGGTGGTGCTGGCCTCCTGCAGCCCCTACTTCCACGCCATGTTCACAA ATGAGATGAGCGAAAGCCGCCAAACCCATGTGACGCTGCACGACATAGACCCGCAGGCTCTGGATCAGCTGGTGcagtatgcctacactgcagagATCGTGGTGGGTGAAGGGAACGTGCAG ACGCTGCTTCCAGCCGCCAGCCTCCTCCAGCTCAACGGCGTGCGGGACGCCTGCTGCAAGTTCCTGCTAAGCCAGCTGGACCCGTCCAACTGCCTGGGCATCCGGGGCTTCGCCGACACGCACTCCTGCAGCGACCTGCTCAAGTCCGCCCACAAGTACGTCCTCCAGCACTTTGTGGAGGTGTCCAAGACAGAGGAGTTCATGCTGCTGCCGCTCAAGCAG GTGCTAGACCTCATCTCTAGTGACAGCCTCAACGTGCCATCCGAGGAAGAGGTGTACCGGGCCGTGCTGAGCTGGGTCAAACACGATGTGGATAGCAGGAGGCAGCACGTCCCAAGG CTCATGAAGTGCGTCCGGTTGCCCCTGCTGAGCCGGGATTTCCTGATGAGCCATGTGGACACGGAGCTCCTGGTCCGGCACCACTCGGAGTGCAAGGACCTGCTGATCGAGGCCCTCAAGTACCACCTCATGCCAGAGCAAAGAGGGGTCCTCGGCAACAGCAGGACCCGGCCCCGGCGGTGCGAGGGGGCTAGTACCGTGCTCTTCGCCGTGG GTGGGGGTAGCCTATTCGCCATCCATGGAGACTGCGAAGCCTATGACACGCGGACGGATCGGTGGCACATGGTGGCCTCCATGTCGACCCGGAGGGCCAGGGTGGGCGTGGCTGCCATCGGAAACAAGCTGTACGCTGTGGGCGG TTACGACGGGACCTCCGACCTGGCCACAGTGGAGTCGTACGACCCGGTTACCAACTCCTGGCAGCCGGAGGTGTCCATGGGCACCAGGCGCAGCTGTCTGGGGGTGGCGGCGCTTCACGGGCTCCTCTATGCAGCGGGGGGATATGACGGGGCCTCATGTCTGAACAG CGCCGAGAGGTACGACCCGCTGACGGGCACCTGGACCTCGATCGCTGCCATGAGCACCAGGAGGCGATACGTCCGGGTGGCAACACTAG ATGGCAATCTCTACGCCGTCGGGGGATATGACAGCTCATCCCACTTAGCCACGGTGGAGAAGTACGAGCCGCAG ATCAACACATGGACCCCAATCGCCAACATGCTGAGCCGCCGCAGCAGCGCCGGTGTGGCCGTGCTGGAAGGGATGCTCTACGTGGCCGGCGGCAACGACGGCACCAGCTGCCTTAACTCCGTGGAGCGCTACAACCCGAAAACCAACACCTGGGAGAGCGTGGCCCCCATGAACATTCGGAG GAGCACCCATGACCTGGTGGCCATGGACGGGTGGCTGTATGCGGTGGGCGGGAACGACGGCAGCTCCAGCCTCAACTCCATCGAGAAGTACAACCCCCGCACCAACAAGTGGGTGGCAGCCTCGTGCATGTTCACGCGGCGGAGCAGCGTGGGGGTGGCGGTGCTGGAACTGCTCAACTTCCCGCCCCCCTCCTCGCCCACCCTCTCCGTGTCCTCGACGAGCCTTTGA
- the KLHL17 gene encoding kelch-like protein 17 isoform X2 translates to MSESRQTHVTLHDIDPQALDQLVQYAYTAEIVVGEGNVQTLLPAASLLQLNGVRDACCKFLLSQLDPSNCLGIRGFADTHSCSDLLKSAHKYVLQHFVEVSKTEEFMLLPLKQVLDLISSDSLNVPSEEEVYRAVLSWVKHDVDSRRQHVPRLMKCVRLPLLSRDFLMSHVDTELLVRHHSECKDLLIEALKYHLMPEQRGVLGNSRTRPRRCEGASTVLFAVGGGSLFAIHGDCEAYDTRTDRWHMVASMSTRRARVGVAAIGNKLYAVGGYDGTSDLATVESYDPVTNSWQPEVSMGTRRSCLGVAALHGLLYAAGGYDGASCLNSAERYDPLTGTWTSIAAMSTRRRYVRVATLDGNLYAVGGYDSSSHLATVEKYEPQINTWTPIANMLSRRSSAGVAVLEGMLYVAGGNDGTSCLNSVERYNPKTNTWESVAPMNIRRSTHDLVAMDGWLYAVGGNDGSSSLNSIEKYNPRTNKWVAASCMFTRRSSVGVAVLELLNFPPPSSPTLSVSSTSL, encoded by the exons ATGAGCGAAAGCCGCCAAACCCATGTGACGCTGCACGACATAGACCCGCAGGCTCTGGATCAGCTGGTGcagtatgcctacactgcagagATCGTGGTGGGTGAAGGGAACGTGCAG ACGCTGCTTCCAGCCGCCAGCCTCCTCCAGCTCAACGGCGTGCGGGACGCCTGCTGCAAGTTCCTGCTAAGCCAGCTGGACCCGTCCAACTGCCTGGGCATCCGGGGCTTCGCCGACACGCACTCCTGCAGCGACCTGCTCAAGTCCGCCCACAAGTACGTCCTCCAGCACTTTGTGGAGGTGTCCAAGACAGAGGAGTTCATGCTGCTGCCGCTCAAGCAG GTGCTAGACCTCATCTCTAGTGACAGCCTCAACGTGCCATCCGAGGAAGAGGTGTACCGGGCCGTGCTGAGCTGGGTCAAACACGATGTGGATAGCAGGAGGCAGCACGTCCCAAGG CTCATGAAGTGCGTCCGGTTGCCCCTGCTGAGCCGGGATTTCCTGATGAGCCATGTGGACACGGAGCTCCTGGTCCGGCACCACTCGGAGTGCAAGGACCTGCTGATCGAGGCCCTCAAGTACCACCTCATGCCAGAGCAAAGAGGGGTCCTCGGCAACAGCAGGACCCGGCCCCGGCGGTGCGAGGGGGCTAGTACCGTGCTCTTCGCCGTGG GTGGGGGTAGCCTATTCGCCATCCATGGAGACTGCGAAGCCTATGACACGCGGACGGATCGGTGGCACATGGTGGCCTCCATGTCGACCCGGAGGGCCAGGGTGGGCGTGGCTGCCATCGGAAACAAGCTGTACGCTGTGGGCGG TTACGACGGGACCTCCGACCTGGCCACAGTGGAGTCGTACGACCCGGTTACCAACTCCTGGCAGCCGGAGGTGTCCATGGGCACCAGGCGCAGCTGTCTGGGGGTGGCGGCGCTTCACGGGCTCCTCTATGCAGCGGGGGGATATGACGGGGCCTCATGTCTGAACAG CGCCGAGAGGTACGACCCGCTGACGGGCACCTGGACCTCGATCGCTGCCATGAGCACCAGGAGGCGATACGTCCGGGTGGCAACACTAG ATGGCAATCTCTACGCCGTCGGGGGATATGACAGCTCATCCCACTTAGCCACGGTGGAGAAGTACGAGCCGCAG ATCAACACATGGACCCCAATCGCCAACATGCTGAGCCGCCGCAGCAGCGCCGGTGTGGCCGTGCTGGAAGGGATGCTCTACGTGGCCGGCGGCAACGACGGCACCAGCTGCCTTAACTCCGTGGAGCGCTACAACCCGAAAACCAACACCTGGGAGAGCGTGGCCCCCATGAACATTCGGAG GAGCACCCATGACCTGGTGGCCATGGACGGGTGGCTGTATGCGGTGGGCGGGAACGACGGCAGCTCCAGCCTCAACTCCATCGAGAAGTACAACCCCCGCACCAACAAGTGGGTGGCAGCCTCGTGCATGTTCACGCGGCGGAGCAGCGTGGGGGTGGCGGTGCTGGAACTGCTCAACTTCCCGCCCCCCTCCTCGCCCACCCTCTCCGTGTCCTCGACGAGCCTTTGA